The following are from one region of the Hyalangium gracile genome:
- a CDS encoding PAN domain-containing protein, giving the protein MKRSLTSPYRRAFSLLATTLTAMLAVGCGGTELESEPALEPPPEAPSTLGAPLVGGTVTSLRPEIGLFVRPNPDGTYNGCTATLIAPRYILTAAHCLNEYDYQDTAVRSYMDGRFDYFQIAGIPVIPIDSIHSFSHRFDAKAPSGYSADMALMRLATPVPSTVARPAAISGLLPTASTYSTRFGYGCTDRSTEAGTWSKRYYSFTGTTSNVTCPGDSGGPATYGSVGANGAIWGIQSGYAWDLFRGGWFDVDADATWAKLQIEGLMHAWSGEFEEDLDRPGNNYRTLILAQADATASRCRQECINDVRCRAYTLVKPGFWDGNGHCFLKDTVGDFQPLPGVVSGLSPKRPYSTAEASVDRPGGDYKSFNVNNTSECMAYCAQDWQCRAFAVNTTSTPNVCWLKNQTPMPVNNRPGISSGARRGLEMDTNRGGSDYLSFQYDHPTPEYCQAECARDNRCRAWTYVPPNNANRATCWLKSAVPGPSFGKGLVSGVKWQEYY; this is encoded by the coding sequence ATGAAACGCTCGCTGACCTCGCCGTACCGCCGTGCCTTCTCCCTGCTGGCCACCACCCTCACCGCGATGCTCGCCGTGGGCTGCGGTGGCACGGAGCTCGAGAGCGAGCCCGCCCTGGAGCCGCCCCCCGAGGCGCCCTCCACGCTCGGCGCGCCGCTGGTAGGGGGGACGGTGACGTCCCTTCGGCCGGAGATCGGCTTGTTCGTCCGTCCCAACCCGGATGGGACCTATAACGGCTGCACGGCGACGCTCATCGCGCCCCGCTACATCCTCACCGCCGCCCACTGCCTCAACGAGTACGACTACCAGGACACCGCCGTCCGCTCGTACATGGACGGCCGCTTCGACTACTTCCAGATCGCCGGGATTCCGGTCATCCCCATCGACAGCATCCACAGCTTCTCCCATCGCTTCGACGCCAAGGCCCCGAGCGGCTACAGCGCGGACATGGCGCTGATGCGGCTGGCCACGCCGGTACCCTCGACGGTGGCGCGCCCCGCGGCCATCAGCGGACTGCTCCCGACGGCGAGCACGTACTCCACCCGCTTCGGCTATGGCTGCACGGACCGCTCGACGGAGGCGGGCACGTGGAGCAAGCGCTACTACTCCTTCACGGGCACCACCAGCAACGTCACCTGCCCGGGAGACTCCGGCGGCCCCGCCACCTACGGCTCCGTGGGCGCCAATGGCGCCATCTGGGGCATCCAGAGCGGCTACGCGTGGGATCTCTTCCGCGGCGGGTGGTTCGACGTGGATGCCGACGCCACGTGGGCCAAGCTGCAGATCGAAGGGCTCATGCACGCCTGGAGCGGTGAGTTCGAGGAGGACCTGGACCGCCCGGGCAACAACTACCGCACCCTCATCCTGGCGCAGGCGGACGCCACGGCCTCTCGCTGCCGTCAGGAGTGCATCAACGACGTCCGCTGCCGGGCCTACACGCTGGTGAAGCCGGGGTTCTGGGACGGCAACGGCCACTGCTTCCTCAAGGACACGGTGGGCGACTTCCAGCCGCTTCCCGGCGTCGTCTCGGGGCTCAGCCCCAAGCGCCCCTACTCCACGGCCGAGGCGAGCGTCGATCGGCCCGGCGGGGACTACAAGAGCTTCAACGTGAACAACACCTCCGAGTGCATGGCGTACTGCGCGCAGGACTGGCAGTGCCGCGCCTTCGCCGTCAACACCACGAGCACGCCGAACGTGTGCTGGCTCAAGAACCAGACGCCCATGCCCGTCAACAACCGCCCCGGCATCTCCTCGGGAGCGCGCCGCGGCCTGGAGATGGACACCAACCGCGGGGGCTCCGACTACCTCAGCTTCCAGTATGACCACCCGACGCCCGAGTACTGCCAGGCCGAGTGCGCCCGCGACAACCGCTGCCGCGCCTGGACCTACGTCCCGCCGAACAACGCGAACCGGGCCACCTGCTGGCTGAAGAGCGCCGTCCCCGGGCCCAGCTTCGGCAAGGGCCTCGTCTCCGGAGTGAAGTGGCAGGAGTACTACTGA
- a CDS encoding DUF2378 family protein, whose amino-acid sequence MSSSKPPGTSSGAAERPSAYARYLTLPTPSDTVRGLFINGVLAVVRHHGGDAALKECFQLLGDKRFERSFVSFSSYPTADFVRVLVAASQVLSPQFGSPDATARHLGAATVRDFLDSMAGKTLMLLSGGEPQKMLANIPSAYRAASSFGERTVVAKGEKSAVVTFKHDFMPLAHTEGVLLAVLQASHARNPQVRSRSLGTLDSEYDVSWE is encoded by the coding sequence ATGAGTTCGTCGAAGCCCCCCGGAACGTCCTCAGGTGCCGCGGAGCGGCCGTCCGCCTATGCGCGGTACCTCACGCTGCCCACTCCCTCGGACACGGTGCGCGGGTTGTTCATCAACGGCGTGCTGGCGGTGGTGAGGCACCATGGGGGCGACGCGGCCCTCAAGGAGTGCTTCCAGCTGCTGGGCGACAAGCGGTTCGAGCGCAGCTTCGTCAGCTTCTCCAGCTACCCCACCGCGGACTTCGTGCGGGTGCTGGTGGCCGCCTCCCAGGTCCTCTCGCCCCAGTTCGGCAGCCCGGATGCGACGGCCCGCCACCTGGGGGCGGCCACCGTGCGGGACTTCCTGGACTCCATGGCGGGCAAGACGCTGATGCTGCTGTCGGGCGGCGAGCCGCAGAAGATGCTGGCCAACATCCCCTCGGCCTACCGCGCCGCGTCGAGCTTCGGTGAGCGGACGGTGGTCGCCAAGGGCGAGAAGAGCGCCGTGGTCACCTTCAAGCACGACTTCATGCCGCTGGCCCACACCGAGGGCGTCCTCCTGGCGGTGCTGCAGGCCTCGCACGCGCGCAACCCCCAGGTGCGCTCCCGCTCCCTGGGGACGCTCGACAGCGAGTACGACGTGTCCTGGGAATAG
- a CDS encoding GNAT family N-acetyltransferase: MSLPSTPLSTTPYLIRTARLVVRCMQPEDAARRKEAVDSSGAHLDELFPLKEGPLSLEVHAAHLRRFRGSFDLDQDRGYGAFEPDTGRMLGETGLLKRAGIGALELSYWFRGGAVGKGLATEMASAMVKTAFEFDKVKRLDVYCLPENERSAAMARRLGFTFEGRLRDRQLAPHHERADLLCFTLLDSEYPRTPASQLPFEAFDFLGRRLG; encoded by the coding sequence ATGAGCCTGCCCTCCACGCCCCTCTCGACCACCCCCTACCTCATCCGCACCGCGCGGCTCGTCGTGCGCTGCATGCAGCCGGAGGACGCTGCGCGCCGGAAGGAGGCGGTGGACTCCAGCGGCGCACACCTGGATGAGCTGTTTCCGCTCAAGGAAGGGCCCCTGTCGCTGGAGGTCCATGCCGCGCACCTCCGCAGGTTCCGGGGAAGCTTCGATCTGGACCAGGATCGCGGCTACGGAGCCTTCGAGCCGGACACGGGACGGATGCTGGGGGAGACCGGGCTGCTCAAGCGGGCCGGTATCGGCGCGCTCGAGCTCTCCTACTGGTTCCGCGGTGGCGCGGTCGGCAAGGGGCTGGCCACGGAGATGGCCTCGGCGATGGTAAAGACCGCCTTCGAGTTCGACAAGGTGAAGCGCCTGGATGTGTACTGCCTGCCGGAGAACGAGCGGAGCGCGGCGATGGCGCGCCGGCTGGGGTTCACGTTCGAGGGCAGGCTGCGCGACCGGCAGCTGGCGCCGCACCACGAGCGGGCGGATCTGCTCTGCTTCACCCTGCTGGACTCCGAGTATCCGCGCACCCCGGCGAGCCAGCTTCCCTTCGAGGCCTTCGACTTCCTGGGACGGCGGCTCGGCTGA
- a CDS encoding carboxylesterase family protein, with translation MVAVVLVAWALAVAPEAGAPAGTFVPKTIELHGRTWRYSVYLPPGHQPGQELPVILALHGAGARGTDGLRPQIQGVVTAAQAFPERYRAVLVLPHCPPDQSWSGDVADVALAALERTLQEYGGDRRRLYLVGQSLGARGAVDIATLHPHQFAAVVAVAGRHLAPEQAARRLKSMPLWAWHGDADAEVPVARSRALVEALRAAGSQGVRYTELPGRGHYIFDTAFRDEELSRWLFAQRREG, from the coding sequence ATGGTAGCGGTGGTGTTGGTGGCATGGGCGCTGGCGGTGGCTCCGGAGGCAGGAGCACCCGCCGGCACCTTCGTACCGAAGACGATCGAGCTGCACGGCAGGACGTGGCGCTATTCGGTGTATCTGCCTCCCGGCCATCAGCCAGGGCAGGAACTGCCGGTCATCCTCGCGCTGCACGGCGCGGGCGCGCGTGGCACGGACGGGCTGAGGCCCCAGATTCAGGGGGTGGTCACCGCCGCCCAGGCCTTCCCTGAGCGCTACCGCGCCGTGCTCGTGCTGCCGCACTGTCCGCCGGACCAGAGCTGGAGCGGAGACGTCGCGGACGTCGCCCTGGCCGCGCTCGAGCGCACGCTCCAGGAGTATGGAGGGGACCGGCGCCGGCTCTACCTGGTGGGCCAGTCCCTGGGAGCGCGAGGAGCGGTCGACATCGCGACGCTCCATCCCCACCAGTTCGCGGCCGTGGTGGCCGTGGCCGGGAGGCACCTGGCGCCCGAGCAGGCGGCTCGGAGGCTGAAGAGCATGCCCCTCTGGGCGTGGCACGGAGACGCCGACGCGGAGGTCCCCGTGGCGCGGAGCCGGGCCCTGGTGGAGGCCCTCAGGGCCGCCGGGAGCCAGGGGGTGCGCTACACGGAGCTGCCCGGCCGCGGGCACTACATCTTCGACACCGCGTTTCGCGATGAGGAGCTGAGCCGCTGGCTCTTCGCGCAGCGGCGGGAGGGGTGA
- a CDS encoding M48 family metallopeptidase: MGTVSQRSPARRALLALILWAGFWVLGAGVIAALAWVPVAESLYAGGIGWAGVFSAAGALTVLWALRPRWSFRRRKEDIETLSQERFPALAALVEDVARQVGTRVPRKVYLADQATAFITIQRRWWGLRREAIVGVGFPLFALLSREELASVLAHEFGHHVGGDLALGPWVYRTRSAIASAVESLEDSAFFLDVPFRLYGQLFLRVSGAVSRQQELAADALAARTCGPEATARALHKVHLLAPLWGAYLGHDVIPIIEKGVRIPILEGFRSFLAEKTLRSEISQDVEEELRRPPSPWDSHPPFEERLHSLGHEGPREGAPLPLTELKAGGCLELLGGEASAEEVFYEQKTRGALVSLKWEELGEKIVLPEIARHLTGGALDPRRTPLGSLPELLREGDRLWDRVRPAGLSILSPEAKRQHARQVLVHWMAAVLVERGFEPELRPGMNLRVQREGHFVEPAAIVDWLVKGVWSEEQYRTWSNLIEQL; this comes from the coding sequence ATGGGCACCGTGAGTCAGCGAAGCCCCGCTCGTCGCGCGCTCCTGGCCCTCATCCTGTGGGCGGGCTTCTGGGTGCTGGGGGCGGGGGTGATCGCCGCGCTGGCCTGGGTGCCGGTCGCCGAGAGCCTCTACGCCGGTGGAATCGGCTGGGCCGGCGTCTTCTCCGCCGCCGGCGCGCTCACCGTGCTGTGGGCGCTGCGGCCGCGCTGGTCCTTCCGCAGGCGGAAGGAGGACATCGAGACGCTGTCGCAGGAGCGCTTCCCCGCGCTGGCCGCCCTGGTGGAGGACGTGGCCCGCCAGGTGGGCACGCGCGTGCCTCGCAAGGTGTACCTGGCGGACCAGGCCACCGCTTTCATCACCATCCAGCGGCGCTGGTGGGGGCTGCGGCGAGAGGCCATCGTCGGAGTGGGCTTCCCGCTGTTCGCTCTCCTCTCGCGCGAGGAGCTGGCGTCGGTGCTCGCGCACGAGTTCGGCCACCACGTGGGGGGAGACCTGGCGCTGGGCCCCTGGGTGTACCGCACCCGCTCCGCCATCGCCTCGGCCGTGGAGAGCCTGGAGGACTCGGCCTTCTTCCTGGACGTGCCCTTCCGCCTCTATGGCCAGCTGTTCCTCCGGGTGTCGGGGGCGGTGTCTCGCCAGCAGGAGCTGGCCGCGGATGCGCTGGCGGCTAGGACTTGCGGCCCCGAGGCGACCGCTCGGGCCCTGCACAAGGTGCACCTGCTGGCGCCCCTGTGGGGCGCCTACCTGGGGCACGACGTCATCCCCATCATCGAGAAGGGCGTGCGCATCCCGATTCTGGAGGGGTTCCGCTCCTTCCTCGCGGAGAAGACCCTGCGCTCGGAGATCTCCCAGGACGTCGAGGAGGAGCTCCGCCGTCCGCCCTCGCCCTGGGACTCGCACCCGCCGTTCGAGGAGCGGCTGCACTCGCTGGGGCATGAGGGCCCGCGCGAGGGTGCGCCCCTGCCGTTGACGGAGCTGAAGGCGGGAGGCTGCCTCGAGCTGCTCGGCGGCGAGGCGAGCGCGGAGGAAGTGTTCTACGAGCAGAAGACCCGAGGGGCGCTGGTCTCCCTGAAGTGGGAGGAGCTCGGCGAGAAGATCGTCCTGCCGGAGATTGCCCGGCACCTCACGGGCGGGGCGCTGGATCCGCGCCGGACGCCGCTCGGCTCGCTGCCGGAGCTGCTGCGCGAGGGGGATCGGCTCTGGGATCGGGTGCGGCCCGCGGGGCTCTCCATCCTCTCGCCCGAGGCGAAGCGCCAGCATGCCCGGCAGGTGCTGGTGCATTGGATGGCCGCGGTGCTCGTCGAGCGCGGCTTCGAGCCGGAGCTCCGCCCGGGAATGAACCTGAGGGTGCAGCGGGAGGGGCACTTCGTGGAGCCGGCCGCCATCGTGGACTGGCTGGTGAAGGGCGTGTGGTCCGAGGAGCAGTACCGCACCTGGAGCAACCTGATCGAGCAGCTCTGA
- a CDS encoding FAD binding domain-containing protein, producing MQSFEWVDAESVEQAVTLLGEGSAQKPVLAKAGGMDLLDLMKGGVVAPHRVVNLKTIKGLDGVRFDARQGMELGALVTLARLSREPEVRRRFVALADAAEHAATPQVRNAATLGGNLLQRPRCWYFRYDHFHQAGGDDVARVRSGQNQYHAIFDNQRTVMVHASTPATALVAYGASVELSGPGGKSRVVPLSDFLLPPDAKRPSDTVIAPNELLTRVRIPAPAAGTKAAYHKQGERESYDWPICDVAVVLQMDGQVIRQAAIAMGWVAPTPRRATEAEKLLVGKRLDEGLARQVAQAAVQGATPLSKNAYKVPILETVVRRTVLAAAAA from the coding sequence ATGCAGAGCTTCGAATGGGTGGACGCTGAATCCGTGGAGCAGGCCGTCACGCTGCTGGGGGAAGGCAGCGCGCAGAAGCCTGTCCTCGCCAAGGCCGGCGGGATGGACCTGTTGGACTTGATGAAGGGGGGCGTGGTGGCCCCCCACCGGGTGGTCAACCTCAAGACCATCAAGGGCCTGGACGGGGTGCGCTTCGACGCCCGGCAGGGCATGGAGCTGGGCGCCCTGGTGACGCTGGCCCGGCTGTCGCGCGAGCCGGAGGTGCGCCGTCGCTTCGTGGCGCTGGCGGATGCGGCGGAGCATGCCGCCACGCCCCAGGTCCGCAATGCCGCCACGCTGGGCGGCAACCTGCTCCAGCGGCCCCGCTGCTGGTACTTCCGCTACGATCACTTCCACCAGGCCGGGGGTGACGATGTGGCGCGGGTCCGCTCGGGGCAGAACCAGTATCACGCCATCTTCGACAACCAGCGCACGGTGATGGTGCACGCCTCCACGCCCGCGACGGCCCTGGTGGCCTATGGCGCCTCGGTGGAGCTGAGCGGCCCCGGAGGCAAGTCGCGGGTGGTGCCCCTGTCCGACTTCCTGCTGCCGCCGGACGCGAAGCGCCCGAGCGACACGGTCATCGCGCCGAACGAGCTGTTGACGCGGGTGCGCATCCCTGCGCCGGCGGCGGGAACGAAGGCGGCGTACCACAAGCAGGGCGAGCGGGAGAGCTACGACTGGCCCATCTGCGATGTCGCCGTGGTGTTGCAGATGGACGGCCAGGTCATCCGCCAGGCGGCGATCGCCATGGGCTGGGTGGCGCCCACGCCTCGGCGCGCGACGGAGGCGGAGAAGCTCCTGGTGGGAAAGAGGCTCGATGAGGGGCTCGCGCGGCAGGTGGCGCAGGCGGCCGTCCAAGGAGCCACCCCACTGTCGAAGAACGCCTACAAGGTCCCCATCCTCGAGACCGTGGTCCGCAGGACGGTGCTGGCCGCCGCAGCGGCCTGA